CATTAGTGAACGAGTCCGTAAGATTTCATTCTATTTCCGAAAACAGCGGCCAAAGAGACAAAACTAACAGTAAGTAGAGCCCTGGAGTCGGTAGGAGAACTCAAAGGAAGAAACGAATACAACCGAGGAAAcattcgatcggatcgatgatTGTTTGCGTAGTTTTAAAAATGGCTTTCACTTAACTAACACTAAcattcctttctctccctttatATGTGCTGTTACCGAGGTGCTCTCTGCTTCCTCGAGGTACAAAAGCGGTTCTGCGGAACTCAAACCCCAATTGTGGAACCTAAATTGTTCTCGGAAGGTCGGTGAGTTCACCGATACGTAAACTAGTAATCTGTGTGTTGTTTTCGTACTGTTCATTTTGATTCTCgttgtccttttttgtgtgtggcttAAAAGTCTGTTACTAAAGAGAACTCAAACAACGCTTTCCGTCGTAGTTCGTCTATCGAAAACGTTCGCCatcggtcgtcgttgtgcgtAACTAATATGTATCGAGTGTTTTGGCTACTTCGGTTGCGACAACCACCTCCATCCCTTCTCAattccccccctctctcttttgtattttttataatgCATAAAAAAGCTAACCCCACCCGCagctcgtggtggtgggggggagtTTTGTTTGGTTAAATATGTCATTTggcgttgttttgtttcttccccCGTTCCCTTTTGTTTCCTATATTGACTAGAGACCGTAGTGGACACTCGCGAGACCACTGCGCTGATCCTTCTTCGGTGTTTTCTGGGTTTGTTTTCCTCTAAAAAGCTTTGTAAGTTCATTGTATTGGAGGATGGTTGTTGTGCGGTTGTCGGTGTTCCGTGTGCTACTGATAATGCAATTCACTAGCCTAACTCGGGAGCGGGAAGAGACAGTAGCAGCCAGGAGCGGCCACTGTCGAAAGCTTTATCGCGTATCGAAAGAAGGATTCTTTTCTTAAACCAAAGATATGCTCACTGTGGACATAGTATAAATCCTTAATTCGCACGTTTTGCCTTTATCTAATCGtattcctttctctctgtctctctctctcgacaatAATAACTCGAGAGAATGAAAAGGCTGGTAGGTTAACACACAGCGGAAGGGATAAGAACcatgatggtgaggatgattATTGTTCTGGCGTCCAGTGATCGGTCCCGTTGGGCCAACTTATCGTATGGAGCTCTTGTGCATCGTGGAGGAACCGGTACGGAccgccggaccaccaccatccatcggatACTCTTCCATTTGGCAGAATATCACGTACCTGGGGTGTAGTTTAATGCAATTCCGcacaaaaaagcgaaaccacCATGAAGGTACCAACCAGGTATAACCCCCAACCGGGATTGGGGAGTAGAGATGGAAATTATCAGGatttttttatccattttatAGGGACACATTTAATGGGTTTACGTGTtggaggagtttttttttcaatcataTTGGTAAAGGGAATCGGAAAGAGGGAAATAATGGCGAGAGGGTGACGGCGAAGGTCCAGAGCGATTCCAGAAACGAGGGTTATAGAtgggaggaaaagagagagaagagagaaagagagaaagagagagagagagagagagagataaaatgtaatcaaatGAGTTCAGCTCCCGGGTCACGGGATTCAACAACACGGTTGCAACGTTTAATGATGGAGCACGGAGATGAGCGAGCGGAGAAATGGGGATATGGGACACGATGACATTTGTGTGGCGAGATCCAGATGCAAGGGCACGACGGATGAATGGGGACACTGTTTCAGAAGGGGCAAGGGGGCACTTACCTTGCCGGTAGAATGAGTGCGTCAAACTCGGTCACCAGATGGCGCCGGATGATATTCTTCGATGGTGGAATACCGAGCGCCGTCGCCATGGTATCGCCAGAGAAGGACGGTTCCAGAACGACTAGTCCACCGTGTACGCCACTATCTGTGAACCGAGAACAAAGGCCGGAAGAAACGGACATTTATTAGAATTAGCTTTGGCATTTGGCGGGAAATCAATTCAGCGAAGATCGTCCTTCCTATATACCTTTCAAGTTTTCCGCATACTCGCCGAGGTCGATTGACCTTGCCCAGCGGATGAATCGTTGGTTGGTCCATACGATCGGATCCGTGTCTACGTTCTCCGACTGTAGCCTTCTCATGGCGATCGCCTGACGGTCGTACTTCATGATGCGCAGTACGTGTATACCTGTGGGAAATACAGTAGAATTGCTTTAAGCAGAAGTACACCAACAGTGCGAAGTCGTGCTTACCATGGACTATGCTAGCCTGATGGAACTTCCTGGTAACTCCCAGGTACTTCTCCAGCTCCTTCTTGGACAGTGTATCCAACATCCGAGCGTCCACGAGCGAGTGCATGAACGATTCCGAATACTGTGGCAACCCAATGTCCGGTAGCCATTCCGACGCGACCCAACTACCGAAGAACACAGCAAAAGATTAGGAAAACGGAGGAATTAAGCCGCTTTCACATCAGAGGCGTTCACAACACACCAAAGATGGCTTTTTTTGAGTCAAAAGCTTAAATTCGCTACCGCTTAAAATTAAACCGAGTAATGAAGGTtaatcgaaaaatagcactATATCAATACTGACACGTCGTAAAATCATGATAAGTAATTTAATctacacacaaaacaatgatTACCGGAAtatcaacacattcctgccaaaaccaATTGCAAAATCAAAGTGCAACGCTGGTTTATTTGCGTAGCTTGCTTGGTTCAGAATCTGCGAAAATCTGTAAAATTTTACAGAGTCGataaaaaacgccaactttaaAGCTCCTTTTGAAGCTCCATGGAAACGTTACGATTTTTATATGTGAACACTTCCacatattttgatgtgatacaaacGAACCGCACGTGTTTACCTCAAAAAAGCCTCGTAACACGCGTCTTATGTGAAATGCAGCTTTATCCAACCAATTAACCAATCAAAAGGAATCTTACGTGTGTCCCAGTTGTCCGATGGTGGGATAGCGCACCAGTTCCGGCCGTCTTTGCTCTTCGATGGCCAACCGAAGCTTTTTCCGGTGCATCGGGTGTGAGGTACCGAGCCCGGTTTCCAGCTCGGCATCGCTGAGTTCCAGCAGCACCTTACCACTCTTGACGTTCTCGGCACAGCGCCCACTATACTGGGGCATACCGAGGGCCACCTCCAGCCACGCCAGCACCTGTGACGCTCGCCAACgttccatcggcatcgacgaAGCTTCGCGCAGTAGCCGCAGCTTCTCGGCGTAACCCTCCTCGGTCAGTGGGCTCCACTGGAAGTCCGAGGCTTCCGTATCGATCGGAGCGTTCTTGCTACGGTTACGGCTACGGGCGAACACTCGGGATATACTACCCCAGGTACCACCACGTCCGGTCCGGCCCGTTAGCCCCGAAGCTTGCGCTTTAGCGGAGGAAACCGACGCAGTAGAGGGTCCCGAGGcggaatgctgttgctgtagcctTCGGGCGAACGTTTGATTTTCGTTATCCACCGGTGATCCCAGCTGCTCGACCGATCGGTAGGAGCTGTAGAGAAGTAAAGGTTGTCGCAAACGCATCGTCAAGAAATCGCAGTAAGCTATGCCTTGGGAAATCCGAACTAACCTGGAAAGTGCTGCACTATCTACGGATCGCGAGTAGGCGCCCGCATTCAGGGGTGACAACGTGGGACTTCGCTCCTTTGGTGTACCATCTAATATGGAAGAaaggtcgaggtcgaggatTGTACAATGGGATCAACACGGAACTTGCTCGAGCGCCTGGGAGGGCTGTACTTACACTGATAGACATTGTGGTGACTGGAAACCAGCGAGACACTGTCCGAGTCCACCTGTATACACGGTCCGTTCTCACACGGACCATCGCTGAGATTCAGATCACCGGCCGCACTCTCCCGGTCGCTACTCCCTGCAATAAAGTCTGGGTTTTGGTCAGGTGACCGCGATAGTCAACACGGCCATCCGGCGCGCTTTACAGCAGGCGTGTGTTTTACTACTTACCTCGTACACCTGAATCGGCACTGCACGAACCACGATCACCGGGAGTTCCACTGATGTTACCGTATCCACCACTGCCAACTCCACCACCGGACACACCACCGCCGGAGCCACCGGAGACCGGATTGTGAACCATCAGTCCCGACGGTGGTGTCAGTGGTGCGGTGGCCGATACTAGACTCTCCTGATCCGACAGACAGCCGGACAGTTGCCGGCGTGCTTCCTGGAGTTGCTCCTGTGTCCGCTGAAGCTGCAGATCGCGGGCATTAAGCTGCGCGGCCAGAGCAATCGAACGTTCCGCTTCATCCCGGGCGTGCTTCAACAGTGACcatcgttcccgttcccggtccGTGCTCTGTTTGGCCGAGTTAGACTCCGATTCCCGTATCCGTTGCTCGTAGTTGCGGATAAAGTTGCGCAGTTCGGCTTCCTTCTCCTGTAGCGACGAACAGAGCTGCTTCACCTGGGACAGCAGATCGTTCTTGTCCGCCCGTAGCTTCTTCCGTTCGAGCTTAAGACCTGCGCATAACGTgaaagatgatggtgatggcgcgACTGGAAAGCGGACTAGAAATGAGGCTCTGCACTTACTCTGGATCAGCTCCTTCGATATCCGCAGTTCGTTCTCCAGCTTCTCCAcccggctgctgctatcaTCCGTCGAGTGTGCATCGAAGCTGTTGTTGTCGGAGAACATCTCGATCCCACCGACGGCACCATCGGGCGAGTTTTCGAGCAGCTTTTTCAGTCGCGTAATCTCCGCCGATAAACGTTCGTTTTCCAGCCGTATTTTGGTCGTTTGTGGTGATTCTAAACCgccgggaagggggagggaaataCAAAGGAACGCTAGTTGAGGACAACGAGATGGCCACGGGAACTACGCTTTGCGAAGCGTTTTTGGGGAACGTACGTACCGAGATCGGTGACACCGTTCTTGAAGAGATTATCACCGTCACTGGCACCGATGGCGGTGTTTCCGGTTGGACTGATCTGTCTCGCTGCCTGTTGCCCGGATGTTGGGTTCGCCTTGTCCAGGTTAGCCAATCCCTgggagctactgctgctcgatgtcgatggttTGGGTGGACTAGTGCCCACCTCGCCCAGGCccaccattccattcgcaCCCATTTGCCCGGTCTCTccggatgatgaggaggacgaggtgGATGAGTGTGGTGGTTGATTCGATTGTCGTTGTCCGGCCGGCGTTAGATCGGCCGGTGTGGCAGCCTCCGAtccaccgaaaccggtggcAGGAGCCGATGTCGGTGTGCCACGGTCAGTCGCATCgaatggtttggttggtttggcgtTGCTATCGAGCGATAGCAGTGGCCGGAATGGACGGCCACCATTGCTTGCACTACCGGTGCCGGCATTCGATGCACCCGCGGCCTTATCGTTGGCGGCCGTATCCAGCGAGCGTGTTTTCTGGAGCGAAACAATCGCATACGAAACGTGATAATCGAGGtgtcggtagcagcagtagcagcagcaggtggtgaATCCGTGTGCCAGGAATGTCCCCTCCGCATGACAATCCCAAATGGCAATTggatttggaaaatggaaccaacGCGACCAGATGCGAGCTCAGCTCGCTCGATCGTTGTTGCAACAGCACATCGTTGTTGTTTATCATCTTTGGCATTGGAATTTGGAGAAATTGGTCATGGTTTGTTGATTGTTCAATCTCTATCACCTGCTGAGGCAGCATGCACTCAATAACACcgcgaatcgatcgagagtGGTCGAGAAGATAGAGCAGTAAAATTAATACTATCGAAGCGGACAAGAGGTCCAACTTTTGTTTGAAGAGTTTTGAATATTGACGCAGGATACCATTTAAAACTGGGTTAGCACCATTGGGACTCTGTGCAATATTGTTAGTTGTAAGCAGGATGAAGTATAAGTTGTTAGGTAAGAAATGAAGTAATGTTTAAGTTGTCTATTTCGATTCCTCGCAACTTAAAAGCCGTGGTTCGACGTCTATTTTGTGCAATAGGCATTATTTTTTCTATATTTAAATGTTAATTTATGTAAGAAGCTGTTTTTAAATCAGGTTGGACTAAATTAGATTATCGCTGAATGTCAATCATTAGGAAATTTTGCAGTTATGATATAG
This sequence is a window from Anopheles darlingi chromosome 3, idAnoDarlMG_H_01, whole genome shotgun sequence. Protein-coding genes within it:
- the LOC125955988 gene encoding kazrin-A isoform X5, translating into MQLNGTAGTVTMAAASEPPEPPPRNPDKINASLKQLAESKTRSLDTAANDKAAGASNAGTGSASNGGRPFRPLLSLDSNAKPTKPFDATDRGTPTSAPATGFGGSEAATPADLTPAGQRQSNQPPHSSTSSSSSSGETGQMGANGMVGLGEVGTSPPKPSTSSSSSSQGLANLDKANPTSGQQAARQISPTGNTAIGASDGDNLFKNGVTDLESPQTTKIRLENERLSAEITRLKKLLENSPDGAVGGIEMFSDNNSFDAHSTDDSSSRVEKLENELRISKELIQSKCRASFLVRFPVAPSPSSFTLCAGLKLERKKLRADKNDLLSQVKQLCSSLQEKEAELRNFIRNYEQRIRESESNSAKQSTDRERERWSLLKHARDEAERSIALAAQLNARDLQLQRTQEQLQEARRQLSGCLSDQESLVSATAPLTPPSGLMVHNPVSGGSGGGVSGGGVGSGGYGNISGTPGDRGSCSADSGVRDFIAGSSDRESAAGDLNLSDGPCENGPCIQVDSDSVSLVSSHHNVYQYGTPKERSPTLSPLNAGAYSRSVDSAALSSSYRSVEQLGSPVDNENQTFARRLQQQHSASGPSTASVSSAKAQASGLTGRTGRGGTWGSISRVFARSRNRSKNAPIDTEASDFQWSPLTEEGYAEKLRLLREASSMPMERWRASQVLAWLEVALGMPQYSGRCAENVKSGKVLLELSDAELETGLGTSHPMHRKKLRLAIEEQRRPELVRYPTIGQLGHTWVASEWLPDIGLPQYSESFMHSLVDARMLDTLSKKELEKYLGVTRKFHQASIVHGIHVLRIMKYDRQAIAMRRLQSENVDTDPIVWTNQRFIRWARSIDLGEYAENLKDSGVHGGLVVLEPSFSGDTMATALGIPPSKNIIRRHLVTEFDALILPARATLGQGIRTGGGTVIPISSGIGMMTPGASASGVDRRNTGSLRFAAWKGSQGSLTKAFRMSSGYKPRSSNGTGGGGGSGPGSDKNSVYSSTSPTPSFSSSEGGIYATVGSLQTHPAFFHQHHHHHHHLPPPTSAPPPVPGPGIRTSDPLGAVQERAAAANNRVSAPPMDSGHATLPKYAQHRRVKSISDIEIPAVGPIG